The Desulfobacteraceae bacterium genomic sequence AGAATTCGGGTTAAACCGGAAGTAACAACGCGACCCAAAGCGGCAAGTGGTCAGACATCTGGTAGGTCCGCCAGCGCTGGTAGGCTCTGAGGCGCTCTGCCGGTTTGCGAAGGCCTGATTTAACCTTGGTCGCCGGCTGCGCCGCGCGATAGGCTGCGGTGCGAGCGAAGCGGGAGAGATCTTCATCCCGCAAAACGTGCTCGTAGAGCTGCACCACACCGGCGGTCGGAGCGCCATCGGCCAATGGCATCTCACGCGCCGATGACACGAAACCAATCAGGCCGTAATATCGACCCGGCACCACGTGGGCCGGCAGCAACACGGGATCCGGCAGTTGCACCCCGCCCTCGAGCAACGCCTGGTGGATCGGGCTGCCGGGCCGTTCCAGCTGAAAATCGCCCATCAGCAGCAGATCGGTCTGGTCGTGGCGTGCCCGGGCCAGCAGGTATCGCCCCAGATTGCGCACCTCACGCAGACGTCTGGGCAAGGCATCGCCACCCCGGGCGCTCCCAGCCCAGACGATGTGGGTGGTGCAGACCTGAAATTCCCAGTCTCCGGAGCGAAAAGCCGCCAGCAGCGGCGGCCGCGCCAACTGTTCGGCCGGCTGAATCTCCCCCTCTCCACTGCGCTCCGGCGGCATGACCAGGTTGCTGCTGAAGTGGCGAAACTCCACCCGCGGCTGATAGTAGAGGATGGCAAAACGCTCGTTGTTGCCCCAGGCCCCGGGGGCCACGTCCGTGACCAGATAACCCCAATCCGGCCCCAGGATGTCCAGCAGGGTTTCCAGCTGATCCAGCTGCCGGTCCACCTCCTGCAGCGCCACCAGGTCAAAGGCGCTGATCACCTGGGCCATGTAGTAGAGCGCCTCGGGCAATCGCCTTTCCTCCGCCAAAGCCCCGAATTTGCGAAGCGACCAGTTAGCCACCAGCAGGTTGCCTTCGTAGCGCCGGGGGGGAACCTGATCATTCAGCGCTGAACGGAGACGCCCGAGCCCCTCTGCACAGCGCTTCCGCACCCCTGGGCCAAGGCCGCTGAGTTCGGCCTCCGTGAATTCATGGGCGCCGAACGCGAACGGCCCGCCGCCCGCCACGATGATGTCCTTGGCAACCCGGCCGATCCCCCGGGCCACGTCGGCGAAGGCGGCGACGGGGTCGCGCCATTGCGATACCGCGCGCCCCTTGGTCGGCAGCAGCTCCAGCCGGGCGAAGGGGGCCTTGCGCCAGCCCGGCACATTCTCCAACAGCACCGGCACCACACGGGCGCGTCCGGCCTCATGCTCGCGCATGGCGGCCGGGATCTCTTCCTCCTTAACGTAGCGGGATGCCATGAAGGATTTGCTGACGAGGAGCAGAATGATGTCGGCACTGTCCAGCGCCTCCTGGATGGCGCTGTTCCATTCGCTCCCCGGAACGATGTGTCGGTCATGCCAGCGCAGAATCAGATTGCGCCGGGACAGCAGTTCCAGGTGTTGATCCAACATGTCCCGCGCCTTTTCGTCCTGGTGGGCGTAGGAATAGAAAACCTTGAGAGGACCGCGTTTCACCTTCGAGAGTTCTCCTCTGAATTCAGGCGCCCCGGGCAAGTTTGAGGAACATGAAGGTGTACTGCCCGTCATTGACGTCGATGACCAGGTCGGCGCCCCGGGCCTCGGCATAAACCACCCATGGGGGTCGGTCGCCACGGCCGCATTCGGTTTTCGGGTAGAATTCTCCGGTTTCGGCGTTGTTCCAGGAAAGCAGCATCGATTCGGCGCAGATCTCCCTTGCCTTGCGCTTGGCCAGCTCCTTGGCGGCTTCCAAATCGAGGCCGGCCTTCTCGACCCGCAGGTAGACCTCTTCCTTGGCACCCGTGTCCGTCCCGGTTCCAATCCTTACCATAACATCCCTCCCGTTCTGGAAAGCTGCAGTAGACCGGGCTCTTCACCCTCTCCCGGCGTCCCCTCCCCTCGGCTGCTCTGACGGTAGCCGGGTCTGGGTGTATCCCGGAGGACAGCGAAACCATACCGAGCGCCCATGTTGGGTGTCAAGCCGATGTTTCCTGCCGAGCGGCGTGTGGGGTCGGTTTCGGTCGCGTGCGGTTACTCCGGCTTTTTGAAGCGCCGGCGATTGCCGGAAACCGTCGAGATGAAGCAGAGGGCAGGCGGAAAATCGGGGCAAAGGAGCGGGCAGCGGTGGATGCCCCCGGACTTGGCGGGGTACCCACCGCTGTCCGGGGGCTAGATCATCTCCAGGGCGCAGGCCATGGAAACCCCGCCGCCGCCGCAGAGGGTGGCGAGCCCCAGGCTTTTTCCCCTCTTCTTCATGGCGTGCAGCAGGGTGACCATGATCCGGGAGCCAGTGGAGCCGATGGGGTGGCCCAGGCCGATGCCCGAGCCGTTGACGTTGGTGATCTCCCGGTTGAGGCCGAGTTCCCGCTCGCAGCCGAGGTACTGGGCCGCGAAGGCCTCATTGACCTCGATGAGTTCGAAATCGCCGATGGCAAGTCCGCTTCGGGCCAGCAGATCCTTCACCGCCGGCACCGGGGAGAGCCCCATCAGCGCGGGATGGCAGGCCCCCCTTCCCACCGCCTTGATCCGGGCGATGGGGGCGAGCCCCAGGGCCCTGGCCTTTTCCGCCGACATGATGACCATGGCCGAGGAGCCGTCGTTGATGCCGCTGGCATTTCCGGCGGTCACCTTGCCGGTCTTGGGGACAAAGGCCGGCGGCAGCTTCCGGAGCTGCTCCAAGGTGATGCCGGGGCGGAAATGCTCGTCCTTGTCGAAGATCAGGGGATCTTTTTTGCGCTGGGGCACCGACACCGGAACGATCTCCTCCCGGAAGGCGCCCTCCCGCGTGGCCCGCTCCGCGTTGTTGTGGCTGCGCAGGGCCACCTCGTCCATCTCCTCCCGGCTGATGCCCAGGCGCTGGGCGATGAACTCCGCCGTATGGCCCATGATGTAGGGCTTTCCCAGGAAGAGGCTGGCCGGAACCTGACTGGTGTCCACGGGCGCGTCCTCGGAAAAGGGGATGATGTGGGAGCCGCAATGCAGGGCGTGGATCATGGGGTCGACAAAGACGCCGTCCTGCAGCCGGCAGCCCCAGCGGGCGTTGGGGACGGCGTAGGGCACGCCAGACATTTGCTCCACGCCGCCGGCGAGGATCACCTCGGCCATGCCGGCCTGGATCATGGCCATCCCCGAGAGGACCGCCTCCATCCCGGAGATGCAGACCCGGTTGATGGTGACGGCGGTGATATTATCCGGAATGCCGGCCAGCAGCGCGGCCACGCGGGTCGTGTTGAGCGTGTCGTAGTGCTCCAGGCAGCAGCCGAAGCGGACGTCGTCGATGATGCCCGGGTCGATCCCGGCCCGGCTGACGGCCCCCTGCATGACGATGCTCGCAAGGGTCGCGCCGTTCAGGTCTTTCAGCGATCCGCCGAAGGCGCCGATGGCCGTCCGGCAGGCGGAAACGATAACCACCTCTTTCATGATGCCCTCCTTGATCATTTTGCAGGGCCGCAGGTGGCGGCCCGACCCCTACTTCCCTCCGAAGGCGTCCTCGGGGATTTCCACCACCGTGCCGTCGTCTGCCAGGATGGCGCTGATTTTTCCCAGGGTGACCGGGATGAAGTTGTTGATAAAGAAGCGGGCGCTCATGATCTGCCCTTGATAGAAGGCGGCGTCCTTTTTCTTGGCCCCCTCGGCCAGCTTCCGGCCGGCGATATTCGCCCGCCACAGGAGCATCCAGGCCATGACCGCATCGCCGGTGACCTCCATGAAGGGGTAGGCGGCGGCATAGGCGGTCAGCATCTTCTCGGACCGGAGTGCCTGGACCATGTGCAGCGCCGCCTCTTCCAACCTGGCAATGAGGCTTTCCAGGGCGTCGGCCAGAGCTGCGACGTCGGGAACCGCCTTGGCGTCGGCGGCGGTCTTGCGCATCTCATCTAAGAGGTCCCGGAAGGACTGGCCCTGGTTGAGACCCAGCTTTCTTCCCAGCAGGTCCATGGCCTGGATGCCGTTGGTGCCCTCGTAGATGTGGGTGATCTTGCAGTCCCGCAGGAGCTGCTCCTGGGGATATTCCTTGGTGTAGCCGTAGCCGCCGAACATCTGAACCCCCAGGTTGCAGACGTCGAAGGCCCGGTCGGAGACATAGCCCTTGGTGATGGGGATCATGACATCGATGAGTCCCTGCCAGCGGGCCTTATCGGCCGCGTTGGCGCTGATCCGGATCATGTCCTCGCAGTAGCCGGTGTAGTAGACGATGCTCCGCATGCCCTCGGTGATGGACTTCATCGTCAGGAGCATGCGGCGGACGTCCGGGTGCTGGATGAGGGGCACCGGCGGGGCGTCCTTGCCCGCAGCCGTCAGGTGCCTGCCCTGAACCCGTTCCCGGGCGTAGTTGAGAGCGTTCATGAAGGAGGCGGAGGCGCATCCCAGGGACTGCATCCCCACGTCCAGGCGGGCCTCGTTCATCATGACGAACATGGCCCGCATGCCCTTGTTGATCTCGCCCAGGAGGGTTCCCCGGCACTGCCCCTTGCCGCCCAGGGTCAGGGAGCAGGTGGCGCTGCCGTGGATGCCCATCTTGTGTTCGATGCCAGTGCAGACCACGTCGTTGAACTCGCCGAGGCTGCCGTCGTCGTTGACCCAGATCTTGGGCACCAGAAAGAGGGAAATGCCCGATGTGCCCGCCGGGGCGCCCTCGATGCGGGCCAGGACGGGGTGAATGATGTTCTCCGCCAGATCGTTCTCGCCGCTGGAGATGAAGATTTTGCTGCCGGTGATGGAATAGGTGCCGTCCTCGTTCTGGACGGCCGTGGTGGTGAGGGCGCCGACATCGGAGCCCGCCTGGGGCTCGGTGAGGAGCATCGTGCCGCCCCACGCGCCGCCATACATCTTTTTGAGGAAGAGCTTCTTCTGCTTTTCGGTGCCGAAGGTCTCCACCAGTTTCCCGGCCCCGTGGTTGAGGATGTAGTTCAGGGTGCAGGGGAAGTTGGCGCCGTTGAAGTAGTTCTTCGCGGCCAGGGCCACCGTGGCGGGCATGCCCTGCCCGCCCCATTCGGGGGCGTCGCACATGGCGATCCAGCCGCCTTCGGTGAAGAGCCGGTGAATCTTGTGAAAGGCCTCCGGGACCCGGACCTGGCCCTTATCGAAGGTGCAGCCCTCCTCGTCCCCGATCTTCAGGGCCGGGAGCATCTCCTTGACGGCCAGGTTCTTGGCCTCGGAGACGATGAGGTCCACCGTCTTGCGGTTGAACTCCTCGAATTTTTCGTGTTCCGAGAGCTTTTCAACCTCCAGTTGTTCGTGAAGGATAAAATCCACATCTCTTCTGTCCATAATCACTTGTGCCATGGGGTTCTCCGTTTATGAAAGGGGTTTTCGATTATCGATAGACTTGGCGCATCAGCTTCTTGTCCAGCTTGCCGACACTCGTCTTGGCGATCTCCTCCGCGAACTCGTATCGGTCGGGGACGCCGTATTTGGGCAGCTTCCCGTCCTGGGCCGCCTGCTTCATGTGCCGCTTGAGGTCCTCGGCGGTAACCTTGCCGTTGAATTCGGGCTTCAGCACCACGATCATCATCGGCCGCTCGCCCCATTTCTCGTCGGGCACCCCGATGGCCGCCGATTCCAGCACTGCCTCATGCTGGCTCAACAGGTTTTCCAGATCCAGGGAGGAGACCCACTCGCCGCCGCTTTTGATCACGTCCTTGACGCGGTCGGTGATCTGGAGATACCCGTCCTCGTTGATGTGGCCCACGTCACCGCTGTGGAGCCATCCGTTCTGCCAAAGCTCCTTGGAACGATCCGGGGCCTTGAAATAGCTTTTGGTGAGCCATGGGGCACGAAAGACCACCTCTCCCGTGGACATGCCGTCATGGGGCAGCGGCTTGTCGTCGGCGTCCACCACCTCGAACTCCACCAGGGGAACGGGAAGACCGGTTTTGATGACGACCTCCATCAGGCTGTCCTCATCCCAGTCCGCCATATTGCGTTTCGGCACGGAGAGGCTGATGATCGGGCAGGTTTCCGACATGCCGTATCCCGTATAGACGGTGATGCCCATGCTCTTGGCCAGCTTGGCCTGGCCCTTGGGCAGCTTCGCGCCGCCGATGATCACCTTCCACTGAGACAGATCGTATTGTTTCGCTTTGGGACTCGTGAGGATCATCTGGAGAATGGTTGGCACGCAGTGGGAGAAGGTGACCTTTTCGGTCACGATCAGCTTCAGGAGCATTTCGGGCTCGTATTTTCCCGGATAGACCTGTTTGACACCTAAAAGGGTGGCAATGTAGGGCAGACCCCAGGCATGGACATGGAACATCGGGGTGATGGGCATGTAAACGTCGTCGGAGCGGAAGCGACCGATGAAGTCGTAGGCACCCAGGGCGAGCGCCACGGCGAAGGTGTGGAGCACCAGCTGGCGGTGGGTGAAGTGGACACCCTTGGGGTCGCCCGTGGTGCCGGTGGTGTAGAAGGTCGTGGCCTTGGTGTTCTCGTCCAGATCGGGAAAGTCATATGTCGGCGCGGCGCCGGAGATCATCTCCTCGTAGGCGCCGTCGATGGTAAGGGCGGTCTGCGGAACCCCGCCGGTTTCGGTGATGACCACGATCTTCTGAACCGTTTCCAGTTTTTCCCGGATGGATTCCAGGATGGGCAGAAAGTCGGCGTTGATGAGGATGATCTTGGCTTCGGCATGGTTTAAGGTGTACTGGATCTGCCCTGCGGAGAGCCGCCAGTTGACCATCTGAAGCACCGCCCCCATCATGGGAACGGCGAAAAAGGCCTCGAGAAAGCGGTTGCTGTCGTAATCGAAGACCGCCACCGTGTCGCCCGCTCCGATGCCGTGCTGCGTCAGCCCGTTTGCCAGGCGATGGATGCGTTGGTTCAGGTCCCTGTAGGTGTAGCGCAGTTTGTCCCTGTAGACGATCTCCTGATCCGGCGCGTAGATCAGGGGGGTGTTGAGCAGTTTTTTGATGATCAGCGGATAGTCGTAGGGCTCTCCGGGTTGATAGATCTTTTCCGTCATGACGTTCCCCCTTCTGGTTTCGTGGCTATTTCAGGTCTCGTGTTATGGGTGCACGGCCGCTGGCCGTTTTTCGCTCGTTTCTCTCCGGGGATGGCGTTTCGGGGGACTCAGTCCAGGCCGGCCCATGCGGAGTAATCCACCAGGCCGTAGCGCTTCAATTCCTGGGTGAGGCCGCTGGCCAGGTCGCTCCCCCAGGGGGCGGGGATCTCCTTGAGCCACGTCAGGACGATCACCAGATCGTTGGACACGGAGATGTTTTTGTAGACCCTGGCTTCCGCCAGCGACGGCGCCTTCAGGCTCTCCTCAATTCGTTGGAGGAAACCCGGGTCGAGTTCGCGATCCCCGGCGCCGCCCATTCGTATTTTGATAATCTCAATCCAGGCCATCAGTCCATCCCGGCTGTCTGTTGGCAGGTTCCGGAGCATGAAGCGTGCCGGAGAATGACGGTTCCGCGAAAAGTCCGATATCTGCGCTATGCTTTATCCCTCCTCACTGCCGAAAACTTTAAGTGTTCAAATTTCCACGGGATTCTCAAGTCGCACCCTAAACCTTTTTCGGAACCGGCAACGATGATCCCCAAAGAAAACCAACGGGCGGGGCGGGGGAATGCTTTTTTCTGTACCATGGGAGAGAAAAACTGCGCTATATTCAGGTTTCGAGATCAACCGCACTATGGTGCAGCTGGAATTGCTTACGGGCGATGGTGGCGACTGCCCGGCTCCTTTGGACAGGAGAGATGGGAATGGATGAAAAAGAGTTTTTCCGGGAGGCGACCCTGAGAATCTGCGGCAGTCTGGAGATCGAAAAGGCGCTCTGGCAGAGCCTGATGTATATCCGAGAGTTCATGCCGGCCGGGCAGATGAGCTTCCACGTCTACCACCGGCAGGAGGGCATCGTCGAGACCGTCGCCCACGCGACGCCCGCGGGCGGCCAAGCCATGGCCATTCGGAGCCCGCTCTCGTCCCGGGGCCGGCAGCAGGTGGAGGCCCAGCGCTCCATCCGGGTGCGGGTCATCGACCGCCTGGGGGACGACCCGGTGACGCGCCCGGTGGCGGGGCGGCTGGGGGCCCTCGACCTCTCGGGGGTGGTCATGGACCTGGTTCTCGAACGGCAGATGCTGGGGGTGTTTTCGGTGTTCAACACCGGCAGGGAAAAATTCAACACCCACCACGTCCGGCTGCTCAGCCTGCTCAACGAGCCCTGCGCCGTGGCCCTCACCAACAGTATGCGGTACCGGGAACTGATGAACCTGCGGGATCTCCTGGCGGACGACAACCGCTACCTCCAGGACGAACTCCGGCGGCTTGCGGGAGAGGATGTGGTCGGGGCCGATTTCGGCCTGAAAGGGGTGATGGATCTGGTTCGCCAGGTGGCGCCGCTGGACAGCCCCGTCCTGCTTCTCGGCGAGACCGGGACGGGTAAGGAGGTCATCGCAGGCGCCATCCACAAGTCCTCCTCCCGCAAGGATGGCCCCTTCATCACGGTCAACTGTGGGGCCATCCCCGAAACCCTCCTGGACAGCGAACTGTTCGGCTACGAAAAAGGGGCCTTCACCGGTGCCCTGTCCCAGAAGCGGGGGCGCATCGAGCGGGCCCACGGCGGAACCCTCTTCCTCGACGAGATCGGAGAGCTGCCGGCCGAGGCCCAGGTGCGGCTCCTGCGAGTGCTCCAGGAAAAGGAGATCGACCGGATCGGGGGGAGCTTTCCGGTCAAGGTCGACATCCGGGTCATCGCGGCCACCCACCGCGATCTGGAGGAGATGATGGC encodes the following:
- a CDS encoding TIR domain-containing protein, yielding MKRGPLKVFYSYAHQDEKARDMLDQHLELLSRRNLILRWHDRHIVPGSEWNSAIQEALDSADIILLLVSKSFMASRYVKEEEIPAAMREHEAGRARVVPVLLENVPGWRKAPFARLELLPTKGRAVSQWRDPVAAFADVARGIGRVAKDIIVAGGGPFAFGAHEFTEAELSGLGPGVRKRCAEGLGRLRSALNDQVPPRRYEGNLLVANWSLRKFGALAEERRLPEALYYMAQVISAFDLVALQEVDRQLDQLETLLDILGPDWGYLVTDVAPGAWGNNERFAILYYQPRVEFRHFSSNLVMPPERSGEGEIQPAEQLARPPLLAAFRSGDWEFQVCTTHIVWAGSARGGDALPRRLREVRNLGRYLLARARHDQTDLLLMGDFQLERPGSPIHQALLEGGVQLPDPVLLPAHVVPGRYYGLIGFVSSAREMPLADGAPTAGVVQLYEHVLRDEDLSRFARTAAYRAAQPATKVKSGLRKPAERLRAYQRWRTYQMSDHLPLWVALLLPV
- a CDS encoding AF1514 family protein: MVRIGTGTDTGAKEEVYLRVEKAGLDLEAAKELAKRKAREICAESMLLSWNNAETGEFYPKTECGRGDRPPWVVYAEARGADLVIDVNDGQYTFMFLKLARGA
- a CDS encoding acetyl-CoA C-acyltransferase, with protein sequence MKEVVIVSACRTAIGAFGGSLKDLNGATLASIVMQGAVSRAGIDPGIIDDVRFGCCLEHYDTLNTTRVAALLAGIPDNITAVTINRVCISGMEAVLSGMAMIQAGMAEVILAGGVEQMSGVPYAVPNARWGCRLQDGVFVDPMIHALHCGSHIIPFSEDAPVDTSQVPASLFLGKPYIMGHTAEFIAQRLGISREEMDEVALRSHNNAERATREGAFREEIVPVSVPQRKKDPLIFDKDEHFRPGITLEQLRKLPPAFVPKTGKVTAGNASGINDGSSAMVIMSAEKARALGLAPIARIKAVGRGACHPALMGLSPVPAVKDLLARSGLAIGDFELIEVNEAFAAQYLGCERELGLNREITNVNGSGIGLGHPIGSTGSRIMVTLLHAMKKRGKSLGLATLCGGGGVSMACALEMI
- a CDS encoding acyl-CoA dehydrogenase, which encodes MAQVIMDRRDVDFILHEQLEVEKLSEHEKFEEFNRKTVDLIVSEAKNLAVKEMLPALKIGDEEGCTFDKGQVRVPEAFHKIHRLFTEGGWIAMCDAPEWGGQGMPATVALAAKNYFNGANFPCTLNYILNHGAGKLVETFGTEKQKKLFLKKMYGGAWGGTMLLTEPQAGSDVGALTTTAVQNEDGTYSITGSKIFISSGENDLAENIIHPVLARIEGAPAGTSGISLFLVPKIWVNDDGSLGEFNDVVCTGIEHKMGIHGSATCSLTLGGKGQCRGTLLGEINKGMRAMFVMMNEARLDVGMQSLGCASASFMNALNYARERVQGRHLTAAGKDAPPVPLIQHPDVRRMLLTMKSITEGMRSIVYYTGYCEDMIRISANAADKARWQGLIDVMIPITKGYVSDRAFDVCNLGVQMFGGYGYTKEYPQEQLLRDCKITHIYEGTNGIQAMDLLGRKLGLNQGQSFRDLLDEMRKTAADAKAVPDVAALADALESLIARLEEAALHMVQALRSEKMLTAYAAAYPFMEVTGDAVMAWMLLWRANIAGRKLAEGAKKKDAAFYQGQIMSARFFINNFIPVTLGKISAILADDGTVVEIPEDAFGGK
- a CDS encoding fatty acid--CoA ligase, encoding MTEKIYQPGEPYDYPLIIKKLLNTPLIYAPDQEIVYRDKLRYTYRDLNQRIHRLANGLTQHGIGAGDTVAVFDYDSNRFLEAFFAVPMMGAVLQMVNWRLSAGQIQYTLNHAEAKIILINADFLPILESIREKLETVQKIVVITETGGVPQTALTIDGAYEEMISGAAPTYDFPDLDENTKATTFYTTGTTGDPKGVHFTHRQLVLHTFAVALALGAYDFIGRFRSDDVYMPITPMFHVHAWGLPYIATLLGVKQVYPGKYEPEMLLKLIVTEKVTFSHCVPTILQMILTSPKAKQYDLSQWKVIIGGAKLPKGQAKLAKSMGITVYTGYGMSETCPIISLSVPKRNMADWDEDSLMEVVIKTGLPVPLVEFEVVDADDKPLPHDGMSTGEVVFRAPWLTKSYFKAPDRSKELWQNGWLHSGDVGHINEDGYLQITDRVKDVIKSGGEWVSSLDLENLLSQHEAVLESAAIGVPDEKWGERPMMIVVLKPEFNGKVTAEDLKRHMKQAAQDGKLPKYGVPDRYEFAEEIAKTSVGKLDKKLMRQVYR
- a CDS encoding sigma 54-interacting transcriptional regulator, which translates into the protein MDEKEFFREATLRICGSLEIEKALWQSLMYIREFMPAGQMSFHVYHRQEGIVETVAHATPAGGQAMAIRSPLSSRGRQQVEAQRSIRVRVIDRLGDDPVTRPVAGRLGALDLSGVVMDLVLERQMLGVFSVFNTGREKFNTHHVRLLSLLNEPCAVALTNSMRYRELMNLRDLLADDNRYLQDELRRLAGEDVVGADFGLKGVMDLVRQVAPLDSPVLLLGETGTGKEVIAGAIHKSSSRKDGPFITVNCGAIPETLLDSELFGYEKGAFTGALSQKRGRIERAHGGTLFLDEIGELPAEAQVRLLRVLQEKEIDRIGGSFPVKVDIRVIAATHRDLEEMMAQRKFRHDLYFRLRVFPIVLPPLRERKTDIPALVQHFILKKSREMKRAVVPAPTPEAIERLMAYHWPGNVRELENAVERSLILNPGDRLFFKEIGSRLVRKSPGGGHPATPGSDEVLGLDDVMARHIRRVLTLCDGRVEGQRGAARLLGIKPSTLRKRMTKLGVPFGRRAAAQPKG